In Cuculus canorus isolate bCucCan1 chromosome 9, bCucCan1.pri, whole genome shotgun sequence, the following are encoded in one genomic region:
- the LOC128853061 gene encoding RING finger protein 225 has translation MAEPAQGVRREDAAVPSCEDYECKICYNYFDLERRAPKLLECLHTFCQECLSQLHLRAALQPSSSEPGSLACPLCRHRTPLPDHRVHRLPVNTKLAAACPPQLRARDPVPQDRLPPLPPPRHPREPPPPPPASPAAPGSGRCESCQSCKRAALSAGCVCVVVSFLSMVVLLFTGLIFVNQYGGSAGGGGPGAPSPVGPICLSAASVLALFSVVVTWLVCWIKYRPAAANGSASARGPGRASRN, from the coding sequence ATGGCCGAGCCGGCGCAGGGCGTGCGGCGGGAGGATGCGGCGGTTCCCAGCTGCGAGGACTACGAGTGCAAGATCTGCTACAACTACTTCGACCTGGAGCGGCGGGCGCCCAAGCTGCTCGAGTGCCTGCACACCTTCTGCCAGGAGTGCCTGAGCCAGCTGCACCTGCGGGCAGCGCTGCAGCCCTCCTCCTCGGAGCCCGGCTCCCTCGCCTGCCCGCTGTGCCGGCACCGCACGCCGCTCCCCGACCACCGCGTGCACCGCCTGCCCGTCAACACCAAGCTGGCGGCCGCCTGCCCTCCGCAGCTGCGGGCCCGAGACCCGGTGCCTCAGGACCGGCTGCCGCCACTGCCGCCGCCCCGGCATCCCCGCGAGCCGCCTCCTCCGCCCCCCGccagccccgccgcccccgggaGCGGCCGCTGCGAGAGCTGCCAGAGCTGCAAGCGGGCGGCGCTAAGCGCGGGCTGCGTGTGCGTCGTGGTGTCCTTCCTCTCCATGGTGGTGCTGCTTTTCACCGGCCTCATCTTCGTCAACCAGTACGGCGGGAGCGCTGGCGGGGGGGGGCCCGGCGCGCCCTCGCCCGTGGGGCCCATCTGCCTCTCGGCCGCCAGCGTCCTCGCGCTCTTCTCCGTCGTGGTCACGTGGCTCGTCTGCTGGATCAAGTACCGGCCCGCGGCGGCCAACGGCAGCGCCAGCGCGCGGGGGCCCGGGCGCGCCAGCCGCAACTAG